The Phoenix dactylifera cultivar Barhee BC4 unplaced genomic scaffold, palm_55x_up_171113_PBpolish2nd_filt_p 000388F, whole genome shotgun sequence genome includes the window ATCGTGAGCACTTGAATATAGCACTGCAACATTAATTTTTTCCACTTGAGTTTCATGATGAATATATGCTTGCAACCCGTAAGGGGCAGGTTTTAGACAATCTAAACCAGCTACCATCTTTTGGCGCATTTGGAATATATATAGTTAGATCTGCAACaatgtgtgtttttttttttcccctcagtACTCATCAGACTCTTTTCCCTTAAAATCAGAATGTATCACTGTCTAAAACTGCGTTGCTTGGTATCGGTAAGGAATAAAGCTTCCAAGAACCAAGAAATGGCAGTGCTCTCCTCTTAGCTAGCAATGAAGTAAAGCAATCATGCagcaacgagagagagagagagagcatgagTAGAAGATAAAGTTAGATGCAACTGTTGCTGCCACAGCGCATTGATAATTCCATTCAACTCACATTCCTGAATTGACCccagaaagaaaaagaacaagaagTACTGAAACATTGGCAGCGTTTGTTCTCTCACCTTCTCTCTACCAAACGACCATGGGACAACTTGCCTACATGGAACTACTTGCCTCTTCCTGCCTTCCTCTTTTTCACTGCTTAGCCTAGTAGTTCAAAGGCCATACCTTGGTCTCATTTCACATTGGTAAGCTCATGGGCCAAGATGGTGGTGGACAATATAAGAAGGcgatggagagggagagggagacatGCTGCTAGATATGGTTGGAATGGTGTGGTTATGAACATTAGTGGGGAATGGAGCAGTGGAAGGAGCCTGAGTGCTGGTAGGAAGCGGAAGACcatatggtggtggtggtggtggtgggagtTGGGGACATTGGTAGCATTTGGTGAAGAGACCAAAAGTGTCAATCTGGTGGATGAAGTTGGCCATGCTAGCCCAACCCCCGAACCCGAATCCCACCACCAGCACCCAACCCACCACAAATGAGTTGATTGTGTACGTGCCAATCCACCTCCCGACGAACCTCGGCGGTGGCTCCACCGCGTTCTGCAAAGCGCAACAAAAGACGTGTTAGTGTTTAGCTAGCAATATTTATCGCAACGTACGTACTTATGAACTCCTCGAATTTGGGATGCTTGCTTATTGTCATGGTgcctggacacggggtctggaagtgctactggtcggctgatagcctgggtggtgccaggtgtgacgtactcacacggagggtCGGGTCGGATAACCGAGCCGGCTCACGGATGGGGAgggtataagtaaaataggtcggCGTGCCCACCACACGACCCGgtttgcccgcatcgaacattctcttggcggggtggggggcccagtgggggctgctacgcggggttgggcttgtcccttcctccccctgctcctctttttttttttatttttttattttagcaaaaaaaaaaggtattgaTTCAATTGATTctattaaattcgaaattcgtTCTTGAAATGCGATTTTCTTACATGTTGCATGCATTTTAGTCCATGGTTAATACAGGTATTATTAGTTAATTGATTTCACCACTAATATTCATATTGTACTGCATCAATCACTCTAGTACGAATGATGCAACAATGTAGGCATGAAATATAGCTACAGAAATTTaccttttaaaatatttattttcgtACAAAACTACAAATTAGCATGAGGAACAAGTTGCTCTCCCCAGAAAAGCATAAGGGGCATGTTACTCTGGAGACAGTCAAATCCATTTGTTTACTATATTTAATGTGGTCAGATCTATTGCGTACGCCCCAGTTGTCTGCCGGGTGGGTTTTTTCACTTATCTTGATCCTGCATTGATGTTATAAATTCTCATTCTGTAACTTATTAtctgctttcttttcttcttcttctacgaTGTAATTTATGCAGActgcatactttttttttttttcatttgttcTGAATAAAATTTAGTGAGTAATGTGAGTTCCTCTCATTACTGTCTATCTTCTAAGAAAAAATAAtgcaataataattttttttcaaggGGTTAAACgcaaaccaaaagaaaaagaatagaaaaggctgaagattttattttttgaaaaaaaaggggaaaaaattacCTCCCGGGCGGCGGCGGAGCGGAAGGTAAGCATGTGGGCGAGGGAGGGAATGACGTAGACGGTGAAGCTGACGAGGAGGGAGCCGACGGTGGAGTTGATGGGCCCGAAGAAGGGGAAGATGATGGCGAGGAACCAGATGGGCACCACCACGGGGAGCCGCGCCGCCGCCCGCTTGCACAAACTCCGGCAGTCGTGGAGCCCCACCAGCTTCTCCCACACGAAGTAGAGCGGCGTGCACGCGAACCCGAACGTGATGAACTGGTGCACCAGCATCAGCACCACCGCCGCATCTCTCCACCCCGTCCGCGGCAGCAGAGCTAAAGCGTTCGAGTGGTCGAGTAGTAGGTCGCCGAACGCCCAGTAGACGCTCGCCGCCGACGGCAAAGTCAGCGTCATCACGTACAACGTCGCTAGCAAGTAGATCGCCTTGAACTTTTGAGGCTTCCACATCGCATGCATGATCTCCCTGATGATGATATATGTTTTCTCTCATTAATTAGTCCTAGATGGCTATTTATCTAGtgttattattagtattattagcaaactattttttttacttgTAGGGCAAAAAAACAGGATTATGCAGGACGTCGATTGGTCCATATGCATCTGTCGTAGTCGAGCATGCAGTTGGCATGCATCAGTGGATGCGACTGCCTCCTGCCTTAAAGGCAGTCAATGATAACTTGTTTGCCCGTCAAAATTAAGCATGCGAATACTGTCAGCTTTCACAGAGAGAGAGGGTCTTGGCGCTCTACTTTGAAGAGCTAGCTAGTAGCAGTGTTTATGTGATCGAGTGGATGGATAAAGATAACAAAGAAGTGAGCGAAGCTGCAGAAGAGAACAAATGTTGCAAGCAGCTGTCTctaatttctttattttgaaataaaagaaagaaagagaaagaagcacATGTGTACGTGAGATTTAAAGCGTTAGGGACTCTATCTAACATAGTGAAAGTGTGCATTGTGAAGGTCTTCCAAGTAAGTTGATAAGAAGGAGGGCGAGTGGTGGGAGGAGTATAATTAATGGTCCCATTTGCTGGTCAAAGAAGAATACAGATCCGGATGATGCATGCAccactaaaaataaaaaatatcagaGAAAAGAAAGGACGAGGGGGACAGATCACATCACATGGGTTTGATGTGCGGGTTGTGTTTGTTTACGTCGCGTACAGTGGGGAACCCAAGAGCTGTCGCCTTACACTGTAACAGCGTGCCCACCGAATGTGTAGAGAATGTTTGTGGCGCCTGTAAAGTAGAGAACCAGCTTCGTTGGTCCCGAATGCTTCACTCCCTCCACCTGTCGTCATTTCATCACCCAACATCCCGCGTTTCAAGAGACAAGCTAGAGAGAGAACAAAACATAAATAGGTTCGGGCTCCTGTGATACAAGAGGAGACTACACACCTGGCCATGAAGAAGGGAAGCAATGGTGAGATACCAAGCAGTGTAGGTTGTCATTAGGAGGCCCAAGAAGGACCATATCCTATAGTTGTGGAAGGATGGGATGAACACTGTGGTGGCACAGCAAACCCCAAAAATATAGGTCCATGTCCTCTTGTCCAGCTTGTCATTGATGTAGTATATGTTGCTGACACCGAGGAGACACGGAAACAACCATAGATCAGCCCTCTGTGTGCTCTTTACCCTCCCTGTAGTAATCTttggaaaaaaaggaaggaacaaGCAAAGAGCAGCTAATACCTAGCACAAGCAATGAGCTGAATGACGGATCCAAAGAGAAGAAAAGTGCAGTTGAAGGCCAATCCCACGTTCCTCCAGTGCTTCCCTAGCATCCCATCTAGCACCTCGAACCACTATTTTTCATAACAAAACAAGAGCGAAAAGcataacaattaaaaaaaaaacccaagaaAATGGCCTTGGACGGTAGTTGACAGTAAACAAAGATCAGTGGAGAGAGAAATACCTGGATGACATGGTTCCTGAAGtccaccttctccctctccttccgaGTCCTATACTCCACATAGAGAATGCTGATGAGGTAAGCCGTCCAGCTACCCATGAGACCATAAAACAGTTGGAACAGGATACCACTCATCATTCCCAGCTGTGAGAAAGAGTACGGGAGTGTAAGTAGCACCTGGGCCACCTGAGTGCCAAACCAATCCAATGTCAGTCCATTTTGTGGTGAGAAATGAGAAGAAAGGGAAGGAAACGACGAAAGGGAGTAGCGAAGGGGTGTTGGACCTGGTTGGAAGCGCAACTGAACCAAGCGTCATAGGCTGAGCCGCCATGCCAGAGGAGGCTGGAGAGCCTTGATTTGACGGTCCTGAAGTCCCCTTCCTGCTCCATCTCTATGTACCTCCCTACCATCACCGTCTCCACCACCTTGTCCTCGTTCCCGTTCGAGGTCGACCCCATCTCCCTCCTTAGCTTTGCGTGCTCTCTCTACTAGCTCCAAGTTCTCTTGTTCGTTATTCCTTCGTCCTTTCCCTCTCTCCCTTGTTTGCGTTGTAGCCGACGAAATGGCACGGCTAGGAAGCTACCGTTTGGACTTCCGCTGGGAAAGAAACGGGTTGGCCTTCTATTTATATTGCCTTCCTGCTCCACGCGAGCGGCCCTACCCGGTTCACTCGCGAGTCCTCTGCACCCGAACCACGAGGGTTCGCCAATCGTGATTAATTAAGAGTAAAggccttattattattattattatgtttaattaagaataaagTCATATTAAAATTATTACATTAATTAATTCTTTTCCCGGTAGCTTTCCACCGCCCGCTAAAATTACTGAAACGCCCTGAAGTGTGTGGCGCCGCACCCATGAAGAGTATTAACTAATTTTGGATTATACGTGGGTTTCCCATGACGCTTGGCTCTACTCTCACGTACTCGCATACCGGACCCGTTCAATATTAGATGTTACCAATTGTAGGCCTGGTTGGATCGTGGTCTAAGTTTGGGTTCGGTTTATTCTAGATTCTTTTGACAAGATCTTAATTAAGCATGTCAAGTTCAGTCCGGAACATTGACTTCCGGGACGAGAGGGGTCTCTCCTGATTGGTTTAGTTTCTGTCTACTTCTCCACTTTTGCCTCGAAACCAGTTTCTTAGCATATTTATCATTCTAtcattctccctctttttgcttCTTATTGAAATTTAACACCGGTAGAGACTGAACTGATCATCGAATTAAATTTGCGTAAGCCAAATCGGACCATGTCGAGCAGCTTTGGCATGCAGTAATAAATAGATCAAAGTATAGATGAAAATTATAGACAGTATTGGCATCGTTCGGTCCAACTCCAActcaagaatattttttttactattaAGAACTAAGATATAAAATCAAATGAAGTCAAGATTCAAGCCAATATTCTCTGATTTCAACATCCAATGATTTTACCAACCGTGCTTGTCGGCATTCTCAACCTTAAATATAAATGGATCCAGTGGATCCAATTCTACAAGTCAACATCTAGTCCAATTTTGACATACAGCCACCTAACTTTTCTTAAAGTAAAAAGTATACATGGCCGCCTAATTTGATCCAGGGTTGGGGTTGGTCTAGGTTGAGTTTAGATGAATCCAAACCGAGCAGAAGCTTTTAACTTATTTACCTAGCATGTCCATGATGGCGATGGACGGCTATGATTGCCAATCTTTTAT containing:
- the LOC103700886 gene encoding auxin transporter-like protein 2; amino-acid sequence: MGSTSNGNEDKVVETVMVGRYIEMEQEGDFRTVKSRLSSLLWHGGSAYDAWFSCASNQVAQVLLTLPYSFSQLGMMSGILFQLFYGLMGSWTAYLISILYVEYRTRKEREKVDFRNHVIQWFEVLDGMLGKHWRNVGLAFNCTFLLFGSVIQLIACASNIYYINDKLDKRTWTYIFGVCCATTVFIPSFHNYRIWSFLGLLMTTYTAWYLTIASLLHGQVEGVKHSGPTKLVLYFTGATNILYTFGGHAVTVEIMHAMWKPQKFKAIYLLATLYVMTLTLPSAASVYWAFGDLLLDHSNALALLPRTGWRDAAVVLMLVHQFITFGFACTPLYFVWEKLVGLHDCRSLCKRAAARLPVVVPIWFLAIIFPFFGPINSTVGSLLVSFTVYVIPSLAHMLTFRSAAARENAVEPPPRFVGRWIGTYTINSFVVGWVLVVGFGFGGWASMANFIHQIDTFGLFTKCYQCPQLPPPPPPPYGLPLPTSTQAPSTAPFPTNVHNHTIPTISSSMSPSPSPSPSYIVHHHLGP